A single window of Arvicanthis niloticus isolate mArvNil1 chromosome X, mArvNil1.pat.X, whole genome shotgun sequence DNA harbors:
- the Slc7a3 gene encoding cationic amino acid transporter 3 isoform X1, translating into MLWQVLRRFGQKLVRRRVLELGMSETRLVRCLSTLDLVALGVGSTLGAGVYVLAGEVAKDKAGPSVVICFLVAALSSVLAGLCYAEFGARVPGSGSAYLYSYVTVGELWAFTTGWNLILSYVIGTASVARAWSSAFDNLIGNHISRTLKGTILLNMPRVIAEYPDFFALALVLLLTGLLVLGASESALVTKVFTGMNLLVLGFVIISGFIKGELRNWKLTEDYCLAMSESNGTCSLASMGSGGFMPFGLEGILRGAATCFYAFVGFDCIATTGEEARNPQRSIPMGIVISLSICFLAYFGVSSSLTLMMPYYKLQPDSPLPGAFSYVGWEPARYLVAIGSLCALSTSLLGSMFPMPRVIYSMAKDGLLFHVLARVHNGTHTPIVATMISGVIAAFMAFLFELTDLVDLMSIGTLLAHSLVSICVLILRYQPDPEMKNGEEEVELPEKETIEAEKLTFQALFCPVNSIPTLLSGRVVYVCSSLLAVLLTVLCLVLTWWTTPLRSGDPVWVTVVVLILGLILGISGVIWRQPQNHTPLYFKVPVVPLLPLVSIFVNVYLMMQMTAGTWARFGIWMLIGFTIYFGYGIQHSVEEVKNHQTVPQTRAQTIDLDLTTSCVHSI; encoded by the exons ATGCTGTGGCAGGTGCTTCGAAGATTTGGTCAAAAGCTGGTGCGGAGACGTGTGTTGGAGCTGGGTATGAGTGAGACCCGCCTTGTCAGATGCCTCAGCACCCTCGACTTAGTGGCCCTGGGTGTGGGTAGCACATTAGGTGCAGGTGTGTATGTCCTGGCTGGTGAGGTGGCCAAAGATAAAGCAGGACCATCCGTTGTGATCTGCTTTTTGGTGGCTGCTCTGTCCTCTGTGTTGGCTGGACTGTGTTATGCTGAGTTTGGTGCCCGGGTTCCCGGCTCTGGTTCTGCATATCTCTACAGTTATGTCACCGTAGGTGAACTCTGGGCCTTCACCACCGGCTGGAATCTCATTCTCTCCTACGTCATTG GTACAGCCAGTGTGGCTCGGGCTTGGAGCTCTGCTTTTGACAACCTGATTGGAAACCACATCTCTCGGACTCTGAAGGGGACCATCTTACTGAACATGCCTCGTGTCATTGCAGAATATCCAGATTTCTTTGCCTTGGCCCTTGTGTTGCTGCTCACTG GATTGCTGGTTTTGGGGGCTAGTGAATCAGCCCTGGTTACCAAAGTGTTCACAGGGATGAACCTTTTGGTTCTCGGCTTTGTCATCATCTCCGGCTTCATTAAGGGAGAACTGAGAAACTGGAAGCTCACGGAAGACTATTGCTTGGCCATGAGTGAATCCAATGGCACTTGTAG CTTGGCCTCTATGGGATCTGGAGGTTTTATGCCTTTTGGCTTGGAAGGGATTCTCCGTGGCGCTGCTACCTGTTTCTATGCCTTCGTTGGTTTTGACTGTATTGCAACCACTG GGGAAGAGGCTCGGAATCCCCAGCGCTCCATCCCCATGGGTATTGTGATTTCACTGTCCATCTGCTTTTTGGCTTATTTTGGTGTGTCTTCATCACTTACCCTGATGATGCCTTACTACAAGCTTCAGCCTGACAGCCCTCTGCCTGGAGCATTTTCTTATGTTGGCTGGGAGCCTGCCCGCTACTTGGTGGCTATTGGCTCCCTCTGTGCACTTTCTACTAG CCTTTTGGGCTCTATGTTTCCTATGCCTCGGGTGATCTATTCAATGGCAAAAGATGGCCTCCTGTTCCATGTCCTTGCTAGGGTCCACAATGGCACACATACACCCATTGTGGCCACCATGATATCTGGTGTTATTGCAG CATTCATGGCGTTCCTCTTTGAACTCACTGATCTCGTGGACCTCATGTCAATCGGGACTCTGCTTGCTCACTCCTTGGTGTCCATTTGTGTTCTTATCCTTAG ATATCAGCCTGACCCGGAAATGAAGAATGGTGAAGAGGAAGTGGAATTGCCAGAGAAGGAGACAATTGAAGCAGAGAAGCTGACTTTCCAGGCTCTATTTTGTCCTGTCAACTCCATCCCCACACTCCTTTCTGGCCGAGTTGTCTATGTTTGTTCCTCACTGCTTG CTGTACTACTAACTGTTCTTTGCCTGGTGCTGACCTGGTGGACAACTCCACTTCGTTCTGGAGACCCAGTGTGGGTCACAGTGGTTGTGCTGATCCTGGGGCTCATTCTTGGAATTTCTGGGGTCATCTGGAGACAGCCACAGAACCACACTCCTCTTTACTTTAAG gtgcCTGTTGTTCCTCTACTCCCATTGGTGAGCATCTTTGTGAATGTTTACCTGATGATGCAAATGACAGCTGGCACTTGGGCTCGATTTGGGATCTGGATGCTGATTG GATTTACTATCTACTTTGGCTATGGGATCCAACACAGTGTGGAAGAAGTTAAGAATCATCAAACTGTACCCCAAACAAGGGCCCAAACTATAGACCTTGATCTCACCACTTCCTGTGTTCACAGCATTTGA
- the Slc7a3 gene encoding cationic amino acid transporter 3 isoform X3 has protein sequence MLWQVLRRFGQKLVRRRVLELGTASVARAWSSAFDNLIGNHISRTLKGTILLNMPRVIAEYPDFFALALVLLLTGLLVLGASESALVTKVFTGMNLLVLGFVIISGFIKGELRNWKLTEDYCLAMSESNGTCSLASMGSGGFMPFGLEGILRGAATCFYAFVGFDCIATTGEEARNPQRSIPMGIVISLSICFLAYFGVSSSLTLMMPYYKLQPDSPLPGAFSYVGWEPARYLVAIGSLCALSTSLLGSMFPMPRVIYSMAKDGLLFHVLARVHNGTHTPIVATMISGVIAAFMAFLFELTDLVDLMSIGTLLAHSLVSICVLILRYQPDPEMKNGEEEVELPEKETIEAEKLTFQALFCPVNSIPTLLSGRVVYVCSSLLAVLLTVLCLVLTWWTTPLRSGDPVWVTVVVLILGLILGISGVIWRQPQNHTPLYFKVPVVPLLPLVSIFVNVYLMMQMTAGTWARFGIWMLIGFTIYFGYGIQHSVEEVKNHQTVPQTRAQTIDLDLTTSCVHSI, from the exons ATGCTGTGGCAGGTGCTTCGAAGATTTGGTCAAAAGCTGGTGCGGAGACGTGTGTTGGAGCTGG GTACAGCCAGTGTGGCTCGGGCTTGGAGCTCTGCTTTTGACAACCTGATTGGAAACCACATCTCTCGGACTCTGAAGGGGACCATCTTACTGAACATGCCTCGTGTCATTGCAGAATATCCAGATTTCTTTGCCTTGGCCCTTGTGTTGCTGCTCACTG GATTGCTGGTTTTGGGGGCTAGTGAATCAGCCCTGGTTACCAAAGTGTTCACAGGGATGAACCTTTTGGTTCTCGGCTTTGTCATCATCTCCGGCTTCATTAAGGGAGAACTGAGAAACTGGAAGCTCACGGAAGACTATTGCTTGGCCATGAGTGAATCCAATGGCACTTGTAG CTTGGCCTCTATGGGATCTGGAGGTTTTATGCCTTTTGGCTTGGAAGGGATTCTCCGTGGCGCTGCTACCTGTTTCTATGCCTTCGTTGGTTTTGACTGTATTGCAACCACTG GGGAAGAGGCTCGGAATCCCCAGCGCTCCATCCCCATGGGTATTGTGATTTCACTGTCCATCTGCTTTTTGGCTTATTTTGGTGTGTCTTCATCACTTACCCTGATGATGCCTTACTACAAGCTTCAGCCTGACAGCCCTCTGCCTGGAGCATTTTCTTATGTTGGCTGGGAGCCTGCCCGCTACTTGGTGGCTATTGGCTCCCTCTGTGCACTTTCTACTAG CCTTTTGGGCTCTATGTTTCCTATGCCTCGGGTGATCTATTCAATGGCAAAAGATGGCCTCCTGTTCCATGTCCTTGCTAGGGTCCACAATGGCACACATACACCCATTGTGGCCACCATGATATCTGGTGTTATTGCAG CATTCATGGCGTTCCTCTTTGAACTCACTGATCTCGTGGACCTCATGTCAATCGGGACTCTGCTTGCTCACTCCTTGGTGTCCATTTGTGTTCTTATCCTTAG ATATCAGCCTGACCCGGAAATGAAGAATGGTGAAGAGGAAGTGGAATTGCCAGAGAAGGAGACAATTGAAGCAGAGAAGCTGACTTTCCAGGCTCTATTTTGTCCTGTCAACTCCATCCCCACACTCCTTTCTGGCCGAGTTGTCTATGTTTGTTCCTCACTGCTTG CTGTACTACTAACTGTTCTTTGCCTGGTGCTGACCTGGTGGACAACTCCACTTCGTTCTGGAGACCCAGTGTGGGTCACAGTGGTTGTGCTGATCCTGGGGCTCATTCTTGGAATTTCTGGGGTCATCTGGAGACAGCCACAGAACCACACTCCTCTTTACTTTAAG gtgcCTGTTGTTCCTCTACTCCCATTGGTGAGCATCTTTGTGAATGTTTACCTGATGATGCAAATGACAGCTGGCACTTGGGCTCGATTTGGGATCTGGATGCTGATTG GATTTACTATCTACTTTGGCTATGGGATCCAACACAGTGTGGAAGAAGTTAAGAATCATCAAACTGTACCCCAAACAAGGGCCCAAACTATAGACCTTGATCTCACCACTTCCTGTGTTCACAGCATTTGA
- the Slc7a3 gene encoding cationic amino acid transporter 3 isoform X2 produces the protein MLWQVLRRFGQKLVRRRVLELGMSETRLVRCLSTLDLVALGVGSTLGAGVYVLAGEVAKDKAGPSVVICFLVAALSSVLAGLCYAEFGARVPGSGSAYLYSYVTVGELWAFTTGWNLILSYVIGTASVARAWSSAFDNLIGNHISRTLKGTILLNMPRVIAEYPDFFALALVLLLTGLLVLGASESALVTKVFTGMNLLVLGFVIISGFIKGELRNWKLTEDYCLAMSESNGTCSLASMGSGGFMPFGLEGILRGAATCFYAFVGFDCIATTGEEARNPQRSIPMGIVISLSICFLAYFGVSSSLTLMMPYYKLQPDSPLPGAFSYVGWEPARYLVAIGSLCALSTSLLGSMFPMPRVIYSMAKDGLLFHVLARVHNGTHTPIVATMISGVIAAFMAFLFELTDLVDLMSIGTLLAHSLVSICVLILRYQPDPEMKNGEEEVELPEKETIEAEKLTFQALFCPVNSIPTLLSGRVVYVCSSLLDPVWVTVVVLILGLILGISGVIWRQPQNHTPLYFKVPVVPLLPLVSIFVNVYLMMQMTAGTWARFGIWMLIGFTIYFGYGIQHSVEEVKNHQTVPQTRAQTIDLDLTTSCVHSI, from the exons ATGCTGTGGCAGGTGCTTCGAAGATTTGGTCAAAAGCTGGTGCGGAGACGTGTGTTGGAGCTGGGTATGAGTGAGACCCGCCTTGTCAGATGCCTCAGCACCCTCGACTTAGTGGCCCTGGGTGTGGGTAGCACATTAGGTGCAGGTGTGTATGTCCTGGCTGGTGAGGTGGCCAAAGATAAAGCAGGACCATCCGTTGTGATCTGCTTTTTGGTGGCTGCTCTGTCCTCTGTGTTGGCTGGACTGTGTTATGCTGAGTTTGGTGCCCGGGTTCCCGGCTCTGGTTCTGCATATCTCTACAGTTATGTCACCGTAGGTGAACTCTGGGCCTTCACCACCGGCTGGAATCTCATTCTCTCCTACGTCATTG GTACAGCCAGTGTGGCTCGGGCTTGGAGCTCTGCTTTTGACAACCTGATTGGAAACCACATCTCTCGGACTCTGAAGGGGACCATCTTACTGAACATGCCTCGTGTCATTGCAGAATATCCAGATTTCTTTGCCTTGGCCCTTGTGTTGCTGCTCACTG GATTGCTGGTTTTGGGGGCTAGTGAATCAGCCCTGGTTACCAAAGTGTTCACAGGGATGAACCTTTTGGTTCTCGGCTTTGTCATCATCTCCGGCTTCATTAAGGGAGAACTGAGAAACTGGAAGCTCACGGAAGACTATTGCTTGGCCATGAGTGAATCCAATGGCACTTGTAG CTTGGCCTCTATGGGATCTGGAGGTTTTATGCCTTTTGGCTTGGAAGGGATTCTCCGTGGCGCTGCTACCTGTTTCTATGCCTTCGTTGGTTTTGACTGTATTGCAACCACTG GGGAAGAGGCTCGGAATCCCCAGCGCTCCATCCCCATGGGTATTGTGATTTCACTGTCCATCTGCTTTTTGGCTTATTTTGGTGTGTCTTCATCACTTACCCTGATGATGCCTTACTACAAGCTTCAGCCTGACAGCCCTCTGCCTGGAGCATTTTCTTATGTTGGCTGGGAGCCTGCCCGCTACTTGGTGGCTATTGGCTCCCTCTGTGCACTTTCTACTAG CCTTTTGGGCTCTATGTTTCCTATGCCTCGGGTGATCTATTCAATGGCAAAAGATGGCCTCCTGTTCCATGTCCTTGCTAGGGTCCACAATGGCACACATACACCCATTGTGGCCACCATGATATCTGGTGTTATTGCAG CATTCATGGCGTTCCTCTTTGAACTCACTGATCTCGTGGACCTCATGTCAATCGGGACTCTGCTTGCTCACTCCTTGGTGTCCATTTGTGTTCTTATCCTTAG ATATCAGCCTGACCCGGAAATGAAGAATGGTGAAGAGGAAGTGGAATTGCCAGAGAAGGAGACAATTGAAGCAGAGAAGCTGACTTTCCAGGCTCTATTTTGTCCTGTCAACTCCATCCCCACACTCCTTTCTGGCCGAGTTGTCTATGTTTGTTCCTCACTGCTTG ACCCAGTGTGGGTCACAGTGGTTGTGCTGATCCTGGGGCTCATTCTTGGAATTTCTGGGGTCATCTGGAGACAGCCACAGAACCACACTCCTCTTTACTTTAAG gtgcCTGTTGTTCCTCTACTCCCATTGGTGAGCATCTTTGTGAATGTTTACCTGATGATGCAAATGACAGCTGGCACTTGGGCTCGATTTGGGATCTGGATGCTGATTG GATTTACTATCTACTTTGGCTATGGGATCCAACACAGTGTGGAAGAAGTTAAGAATCATCAAACTGTACCCCAAACAAGGGCCCAAACTATAGACCTTGATCTCACCACTTCCTGTGTTCACAGCATTTGA